Proteins from one Salinispora arenicola genomic window:
- the eccB gene encoding type VII secretion protein EccB yields the protein MPDTRDRLHAHQFVSDRLVSALVGGDPDVWERPMRRSRVGGMIGLVLALLATAGFGVYGMVAGGRSTAWQEPGSIIVERETGTRYLYLDDMLRPVLNYSSALLAVSDDRATVRIVSRASLATVPHGRPIGIPGAPDALPDKDSLSSGPWLVCTAATDPVPGLPDRPGLVVSLDQGGPVERVPEEHGVLVSAGGQTYLAWRDRRMRIRDHRALVALGYRSVTPMPVSAAWLNALAAGPDLVAPEVTGHGAAGVPLGGKSTKVGQVFTVRMAGDTEEYYLMRRDGLAPITATQVALLLADQRIAQLNPDGPRPINAAAVALAPGATVAVSGKHPRTPPRPVEGLDGARGLCVELSFDGDRGAAGRLVTVPAGRVAAARLVATGPPEDGRLADRVQVPPSGGALVVGQPAPGVESGTLYLINEIGVKYPLAGEEVVAALGYAQAPRVPVPTTVLAMFTTGPALNPQAARTEGSSP from the coding sequence ATGCCAGACACCCGTGACCGACTCCACGCACACCAGTTCGTGTCTGACCGGCTGGTTTCTGCGCTGGTGGGCGGCGACCCTGATGTGTGGGAACGGCCGATGCGCCGAAGCCGGGTGGGGGGCATGATCGGCCTCGTCCTCGCCCTGTTGGCCACCGCCGGTTTCGGCGTCTACGGCATGGTCGCCGGTGGTCGCAGCACCGCCTGGCAGGAACCTGGTTCGATCATTGTTGAACGAGAGACCGGCACCCGTTACCTCTACCTTGACGACATGCTGCGGCCGGTGCTCAACTACAGCTCGGCACTGCTGGCGGTCTCCGACGACCGTGCGACAGTACGGATCGTTTCGCGGGCCTCGCTGGCGACAGTGCCGCACGGGCGTCCGATCGGCATACCCGGAGCCCCTGACGCCCTGCCAGACAAGGACAGCCTGAGTAGCGGCCCCTGGCTGGTGTGCACTGCCGCAACGGATCCGGTGCCAGGTCTGCCTGATCGGCCGGGACTGGTCGTGAGCCTCGACCAGGGTGGGCCGGTGGAACGGGTACCCGAAGAACACGGCGTGCTGGTCAGCGCTGGTGGGCAGACGTACCTGGCGTGGCGAGATCGGCGCATGCGGATCCGGGACCATCGTGCGTTGGTGGCGCTGGGCTATCGGAGCGTGACACCGATGCCGGTGTCGGCCGCCTGGCTCAACGCGTTGGCCGCCGGCCCTGACCTCGTCGCGCCGGAGGTCACCGGGCATGGTGCGGCGGGGGTGCCACTCGGTGGCAAGTCCACCAAGGTGGGGCAGGTCTTCACGGTGCGAATGGCCGGCGACACCGAAGAGTACTACCTGATGCGCCGTGACGGCCTGGCCCCGATCACCGCCACCCAGGTGGCGCTCCTGTTGGCCGACCAACGCATAGCACAGCTCAATCCCGATGGCCCTCGACCGATCAATGCGGCCGCCGTGGCGCTCGCGCCCGGGGCGACGGTGGCGGTCTCGGGAAAGCACCCCCGTACGCCGCCCCGTCCGGTGGAAGGGTTGGACGGAGCTAGGGGCCTGTGTGTCGAGTTGTCCTTCGACGGAGATCGGGGAGCGGCGGGGCGGCTGGTGACTGTGCCGGCGGGTCGGGTAGCCGCGGCACGGCTTGTCGCCACTGGTCCACCTGAGGATGGTCGGCTGGCTGATCGGGTGCAGGTGCCGCCCAGCGGTGGGGCGTTGGTGGTGGGGCAGCCAGCACCGGGGGTGGAATCCGGCACGCTGTATTTGATTAACGAGATCGGGGTGAAGTATCCCCTCGCGGGAGAGGAGGTCGTCGCCGCTCTCGGATATGCGCAGGCCCCGCGGGTGCCGGTGCCGACCACGGTGTTGGCGATGTTCACCACCGGCCCGGCCCTGAATCCGCAGGCGGCCCGAACGGAGGGTTCGTCACCCTGA
- the eccD gene encoding type VII secretion integral membrane protein EccD — protein sequence MTGIDGGMVAVAPPAATAGDVCRITIDTAAGRVDLAVPVDTPMAEVLPLVVRHVDPALTGSGATATYVLQRLGERALDEDRTPAALGLRDGDVLYLRPSEDPLPPIDVDDVVDGVGAVIRDRPDAWHPGYTRRLLLGLTVMVLAGMLIGLLLPAPAGWRVGAAAGVALFLVAASGTSSRALGDGGVGVLLGIAAVPFAGLAGASVPFAAGADAWNGTQLMAAGAAATATATVVALAVAVARPLFVGMAVAAGYAVLAGVLIVAMRTSGVGAAVIVASLAYFTGVASPTVAVRVARLRPPRLPTTAEELQQDIDPIPEDLVRSRTVVADRYLSALFAAAGAAVVAALVALSTDAGWAPTSFVVVLSLALLLRARTLVNAWQRLATAVPGAVGLLLLALALAARADASARSALLTVGAVCVGAIVAVVHHLPPHRSSPWWGRSADVLETLAAIAIAPLALAVLGVYARVRGLGG from the coding sequence ATGACGGGTATCGACGGCGGTATGGTTGCCGTTGCGCCGCCAGCCGCGACGGCGGGGGACGTGTGCCGGATCACCATCGACACCGCGGCGGGACGCGTTGACCTCGCGGTGCCGGTCGACACACCGATGGCCGAGGTACTCCCGCTGGTGGTCCGCCACGTTGACCCTGCACTGACCGGTAGCGGCGCCACCGCCACGTACGTGTTGCAACGCCTCGGCGAGAGGGCCCTCGACGAGGACCGTACCCCAGCCGCGTTGGGGCTACGGGACGGCGACGTGCTGTACCTGCGGCCCAGCGAGGATCCGCTGCCGCCCATTGACGTGGACGACGTCGTGGATGGTGTCGGGGCGGTGATTCGAGACCGGCCGGACGCCTGGCATCCGGGGTACACCCGCCGACTCCTGCTGGGCCTGACCGTGATGGTGCTGGCGGGGATGCTCATCGGCCTGCTGCTTCCTGCTCCGGCGGGGTGGCGCGTGGGAGCCGCGGCAGGCGTCGCCCTGTTCCTCGTCGCCGCGAGTGGCACCAGCTCCCGCGCACTCGGCGACGGGGGCGTCGGCGTCCTGCTCGGGATTGCGGCGGTGCCGTTCGCCGGACTGGCCGGAGCATCGGTGCCTTTCGCGGCCGGTGCCGACGCCTGGAACGGCACCCAGCTGATGGCCGCCGGGGCGGCGGCCACCGCGACCGCGACAGTGGTGGCGCTCGCGGTGGCGGTTGCGCGGCCACTGTTCGTCGGGATGGCGGTTGCCGCTGGATACGCCGTGCTCGCAGGTGTCCTCATCGTCGCGATGAGGACGAGTGGGGTCGGTGCGGCGGTGATCGTGGCCAGCCTCGCCTACTTCACCGGCGTGGCCAGCCCTACCGTGGCTGTCCGAGTGGCCCGCCTGCGCCCGCCGCGGCTTCCGACCACAGCCGAGGAACTCCAACAGGACATCGACCCAATCCCCGAGGACCTGGTGCGGTCCCGTACGGTCGTCGCCGACCGGTACCTGTCGGCGTTGTTCGCCGCCGCTGGTGCCGCCGTGGTGGCGGCCCTGGTGGCGCTTTCCACCGACGCGGGGTGGGCCCCGACATCGTTCGTCGTCGTGCTCAGCCTGGCGCTGCTGCTGCGCGCGCGGACACTGGTGAACGCCTGGCAACGGCTCGCCACCGCCGTGCCCGGCGCGGTCGGTCTGCTCCTGCTCGCGCTGGCGCTGGCAGCCCGTGCGGACGCCTCAGCCCGCAGCGCACTGCTGACGGTGGGAGCGGTCTGTGTCGGTGCCATCGTCGCCGTGGTGCACCACCTGCCGCCACACCGCTCGTCGCCGTGGTGGGGCCGGTCGGCCGACGTTCTGGAGACACTGGCTGCGATCGCCATAGCTCCGTTGGCACTTGCCGTGCTGGGCGTCTACGCCCGGGTACGCGGACTGGGTGGTTGA
- the eccCa gene encoding type VII secretion protein EccCa, whose amino-acid sequence MSIMISRPPRSEGPPLPHGEVELQEPPTLPEPAAADMSAAMTYLPMGLGSGATVLMFASPGVGPTGYLASGLMGVSTLGMVLVQLGRGAGQRKRELRGDRRDYLRYLAQIRRRVRRAANQQRTAVGWTHPHPSRLWAVAMGPRLWERRVGHDDFAEVRIGMGEQRAALRLVPPQTPPVEDLEPLCASALRRFMRAYQTVTEVPAVVHLPGFAGVELVGDDLGVLSLSRAVLAHLAALHAPEELRVAILADPARMAEWTWAKWLPHTGHPTRSDAAGDVRLFADDYHELIGVLGHRMLARPQFTAQASASPTEPFLVIVCDGVALPDDSPLIVGGLRNTVLLDIGGANALDGPQVLQLRVEADQVTVQQHAHPDRRCRVDGLSGVRAQALARLLAPYRTGGGVDASVPMATEFDLTRLLGIGDPHSYDVHALWESSDWGDLRVPIGIGPDGDIVSLDLRESAQGGNGPHGVLIGATGSGKSELLRTLVVALAATHSSESLNFVLTDFKGGATFLGMEELPHTSAVITNLADELVLVDRMQDSLHGEMIRRQKLLRQAGVSSRLEYETVRAEGAPLESMPTLLVVVDEFSELLGSKPEFMELFVTIGRLGRSLGVHLLLASQRLDEGRIHQLESHLSYRIALRTFSASESRSVIGSGAAYELPSSPGHGYAKLDTSALVRFKAGYVSGPCPTTGNPTPAGAVRRQITAFDVRSAPSPVAGATEPESPTSAAVTAPVPSLMAVLIEGLRDQGPRAREVWLAPLGESPTLGQLLPGIGVEAVRGMTAQCWPDRGRLRAPVGVVDRPFDQMRDLLVADLGGAAGHVGIVGAPQSGKSTMLRTLMVGLALTHTPAEVQFYCLDFGGGTLTGVAGLPHVGSTATRLAPDRVRRTVAELEALLERREQLFADHDVESMAGWRRARHVGTVEDPYGDVFLVVDGWFTLRQEFEDLEPKLSELASRGIGYGIHLVITAARWSEIRPWLRDLIGTRFELRLGDPLESEVRSRVAAGVPAQPGRGITTESLHFLAAVPRTDGCLPDLDASTALRHLVEDIADAWPGQPAPPVRLLPPTLPVAALPPPEGDLRLALGWDEQRLEPVWHDFARSPHLLVFGDGQSGKTNVLRLVAEGIVRRYEPSEARIALADPQVTLYPYIPEEYRVGYAADVEAVTTLAGNTMVSMRRRLPGPDITPDQLRRRDWWTGPRVFLLVDDYDLLAGGLPGPLDSLVELLAKGADIGLHLVVARSSSGGMRAMMDPTLRRIWELACPGLLLSCAREEGKFLGDAMPRQLPPGRAQLVTRRGIQVLQTAEVPPTDLETT is encoded by the coding sequence ATGAGCATCATGATCAGCCGGCCGCCGCGGAGTGAAGGGCCTCCGCTGCCCCACGGCGAGGTCGAACTCCAGGAGCCGCCGACGCTTCCGGAGCCGGCGGCCGCCGACATGTCCGCGGCGATGACCTACCTACCGATGGGCCTCGGCTCGGGTGCCACCGTTCTGATGTTCGCCAGCCCAGGCGTCGGTCCCACCGGCTATCTGGCCTCTGGACTGATGGGAGTCTCCACCCTCGGCATGGTGCTGGTCCAGCTGGGACGCGGGGCGGGCCAGCGTAAGCGGGAGCTGCGTGGTGATCGTCGTGACTACCTCCGCTATCTGGCGCAGATCCGCCGACGGGTGCGGCGGGCTGCCAACCAGCAGCGCACGGCGGTCGGCTGGACTCACCCGCACCCGTCACGGCTGTGGGCGGTGGCGATGGGTCCGCGGCTGTGGGAGCGGCGAGTGGGCCACGACGACTTCGCCGAGGTTCGCATCGGTATGGGTGAGCAGCGGGCCGCACTCCGGTTGGTGCCCCCACAAACCCCGCCGGTGGAGGACCTGGAGCCGCTCTGCGCAAGCGCGCTACGGCGGTTCATGCGTGCCTACCAAACCGTCACCGAGGTGCCGGCGGTGGTACACCTCCCGGGCTTCGCCGGCGTGGAACTGGTCGGCGACGACCTCGGCGTGCTGAGTCTCAGCCGTGCGGTGCTGGCGCATCTGGCGGCGCTGCACGCGCCGGAGGAACTGCGCGTCGCCATCCTCGCCGATCCGGCGAGGATGGCCGAGTGGACCTGGGCGAAGTGGCTGCCGCACACCGGGCATCCCACCCGCTCTGACGCGGCCGGCGACGTGCGGCTGTTTGCCGACGACTACCACGAACTCATCGGCGTGCTCGGCCACCGGATGCTGGCCCGTCCGCAGTTCACCGCCCAGGCATCCGCCAGCCCTACCGAGCCTTTCCTGGTCATCGTCTGCGATGGCGTGGCACTGCCCGACGACTCACCGCTCATCGTGGGTGGCCTGCGCAACACGGTGCTTCTCGACATCGGGGGCGCCAACGCGCTCGACGGCCCACAGGTCCTCCAGCTTCGCGTCGAAGCGGACCAGGTGACCGTCCAGCAGCATGCCCACCCCGACCGGCGGTGTCGGGTCGACGGGCTCAGCGGTGTCCGTGCCCAGGCTCTGGCCCGGCTTCTCGCGCCATACCGTACGGGCGGCGGGGTGGACGCGTCCGTACCGATGGCCACCGAGTTCGATCTGACCCGGCTGCTCGGCATCGGTGACCCACACAGCTACGACGTGCACGCGCTGTGGGAGTCGTCCGACTGGGGTGACCTACGGGTACCGATCGGGATCGGGCCGGACGGCGACATCGTCTCCCTTGACCTCCGTGAGTCCGCCCAGGGCGGTAACGGGCCGCACGGTGTGTTGATCGGCGCCACCGGCTCCGGCAAGAGCGAGTTGCTACGCACGCTGGTCGTGGCGCTGGCCGCGACCCATTCCTCAGAGTCGCTCAACTTCGTGTTGACCGACTTCAAGGGCGGCGCCACGTTCCTGGGCATGGAAGAGCTGCCGCATACCTCAGCGGTGATCACAAACCTGGCTGACGAACTCGTGCTCGTCGACCGGATGCAGGACTCGCTGCACGGCGAGATGATCCGCCGGCAGAAGCTGCTGCGCCAGGCCGGGGTCAGCTCCCGGTTGGAGTACGAGACGGTCCGCGCCGAAGGCGCCCCGCTGGAGTCGATGCCCACGCTGCTTGTCGTGGTTGACGAGTTCAGCGAGCTGCTCGGCAGCAAGCCCGAGTTCATGGAGCTGTTCGTCACCATCGGGCGACTGGGACGCAGCCTGGGAGTGCACCTGCTCCTCGCCTCGCAGCGTCTCGACGAGGGCCGCATTCACCAGCTGGAAAGCCACCTGTCGTACCGGATCGCGCTGCGTACCTTCTCCGCCTCGGAGAGCCGGAGCGTGATCGGTTCCGGCGCCGCGTACGAGCTGCCGTCCAGCCCGGGCCACGGCTATGCCAAGTTGGATACGAGCGCCCTCGTCCGGTTCAAGGCGGGCTACGTCTCCGGCCCGTGCCCGACAACCGGAAACCCCACACCTGCTGGTGCGGTCCGCCGGCAGATCACCGCGTTTGATGTCCGTTCCGCGCCGTCACCAGTCGCCGGGGCCACGGAACCGGAATCGCCAACGTCCGCAGCCGTGACCGCGCCCGTGCCCAGCCTCATGGCAGTGCTGATCGAAGGACTGCGCGACCAGGGCCCGAGGGCTCGCGAGGTGTGGTTGGCGCCGCTCGGCGAGTCCCCGACACTGGGTCAGCTCCTACCTGGCATCGGGGTCGAGGCGGTGCGTGGCATGACCGCTCAGTGCTGGCCCGATCGAGGTCGGCTGCGGGCGCCGGTCGGCGTGGTGGATCGCCCGTTCGACCAGATGCGGGACCTGCTTGTCGCTGATCTCGGCGGCGCTGCGGGGCACGTGGGCATCGTCGGTGCCCCACAGAGCGGTAAGAGCACCATGCTGCGGACACTGATGGTCGGACTGGCGCTGACGCACACGCCGGCCGAGGTTCAGTTCTACTGTCTGGACTTCGGCGGCGGAACGCTAACCGGTGTGGCCGGGCTCCCACATGTCGGGTCGACCGCCACCCGCCTCGCCCCCGACCGGGTTCGCCGGACCGTCGCCGAGCTCGAAGCGCTCCTGGAACGACGCGAGCAGCTCTTCGCCGATCACGACGTCGAGTCGATGGCGGGCTGGCGGAGGGCTCGGCACGTTGGAACGGTGGAGGACCCGTACGGGGATGTCTTCCTCGTCGTGGACGGCTGGTTCACGCTGCGGCAGGAGTTCGAGGACCTGGAGCCGAAGCTGTCGGAACTGGCCTCCCGAGGCATCGGCTACGGAATCCACCTGGTCATCACTGCCGCCCGATGGTCGGAGATTCGACCCTGGCTACGGGACCTGATCGGTACGCGGTTCGAGCTACGACTGGGTGACCCGCTTGAGTCCGAGGTACGGTCGCGGGTCGCAGCCGGGGTTCCCGCGCAGCCCGGTCGAGGCATCACCACCGAGAGCCTGCACTTCCTGGCGGCCGTGCCGCGCACCGACGGTTGCCTCCCCGACCTGGACGCCTCGACGGCGCTGAGACATCTGGTCGAGGACATCGCCGACGCCTGGCCAGGCCAGCCCGCACCACCTGTACGGCTACTGCCCCCCACGCTTCCGGTCGCTGCACTGCCGCCGCCCGAGGGCGATCTCCGCCTGGCTCTTGGCTGGGACGAGCAACGGCTCGAACCCGTGTGGCACGATTTCGCCAGGAGCCCCCACCTGCTTGTCTTCGGCGATGGACAGTCCGGTAAGACCAACGTGCTCCGACTGGTCGCCGAGGGAATCGTCCGGCGCTACGAGCCGAGCGAGGCCCGCATCGCGTTGGCCGACCCACAGGTGACGCTGTACCCGTACATTCCGGAGGAGTACCGCGTCGGTTACGCAGCCGACGTCGAGGCGGTCACGACGCTGGCCGGCAACACCATGGTCTCGATGCGCCGCCGGCTACCCGGCCCGGACATCACACCGGACCAGCTGCGTCGTCGCGATTGGTGGACCGGCCCCCGGGTGTTCCTTCTCGTGGACGACTACGACCTGCTCGCTGGTGGCCTGCCCGGTCCGCTGGACTCCCTTGTCGAACTGCTGGCCAAAGGAGCCGACATCGGCCTACACCTTGTCGTGGCACGCAGCAGCTCAGGTGGGATGCGGGCGATGATGGACCCGACGTTGCGGCGAATCTGGGAGCTCGCCTGCCCCGGTCTCCTGCTGTCCTGTGCCCGCGAGGAGGGCAAATTCCTCGGCGATGCCATGCCCCGGCAGCTCCCACCCGGCCGAGCCCAGTTGGTGACCCGACGCGGCATCCAGGTGCTGCAGACGGCCGAAGTGCCCCCGACAGATCTGGAGACGACCTGA
- the mycP gene encoding type VII secretion-associated serine protease mycosin, translating to MSHPRRMVTPRRRSAGTSAFVFVFALVHVLCFAGTAGADPLGDGLPPLRQQSDGCVPASDVRIRDVPWAQRRLTPERVWPLTRGAGQVVAVIDSGVARVPQLAGGRRDQVEIIGGQTGVDDCPGHGTFVAGLIAARPARDTGFSGVAPASTILPIRQTRNGRDGTADGLAKAIRVAAEQGADIINVSSASLFPDDTLRRAVEYATSKDVLIVAAVANELGNGNAHPYPAAYPQVLAVGAIGSDGAAADFSGAGEFVDLVAPGSSIVSVGPRGGGHLTATGTSYAAPLVAGAAALVRAYHPQLTAAQVKHRLQVTADPPSSTVPDPRLGWGVVNPYAAVTSILPNEAGATPAVAPPATVSGPTWPSGGLSGRRSAFIITVVATVLVAAVVVARAVVPRGRRRRWRPAGWTGR from the coding sequence GTGAGCCATCCCCGTCGGATGGTGACGCCACGGCGCCGTTCGGCCGGAACCAGCGCCTTCGTCTTCGTCTTTGCGCTCGTGCATGTGCTCTGTTTCGCCGGAACTGCGGGAGCGGATCCACTCGGGGACGGGCTGCCGCCGCTTCGGCAGCAGTCCGACGGTTGTGTGCCGGCCTCCGACGTCCGTATCCGTGACGTTCCCTGGGCCCAGCGACGCCTGACGCCCGAGCGGGTCTGGCCGCTGACCCGTGGGGCTGGCCAGGTGGTAGCGGTGATCGACTCCGGTGTGGCCCGGGTGCCCCAACTCGCCGGCGGACGGCGCGACCAGGTGGAGATCATCGGCGGCCAGACCGGCGTGGACGACTGCCCCGGGCACGGCACGTTCGTCGCTGGTCTGATCGCAGCCCGCCCGGCGAGGGACACGGGCTTCAGCGGAGTCGCCCCGGCGAGTACGATCCTGCCGATCCGGCAGACGCGCAACGGACGCGACGGCACCGCCGACGGTCTGGCCAAGGCCATCCGGGTGGCCGCCGAACAGGGGGCGGACATCATCAACGTCTCCTCGGCGTCGCTGTTTCCCGACGACACGCTGCGCCGGGCCGTCGAGTACGCCACCAGCAAGGACGTGCTGATCGTGGCGGCGGTCGCCAACGAGCTCGGCAACGGCAACGCCCACCCGTACCCCGCCGCGTACCCGCAGGTTCTCGCGGTCGGAGCGATCGGCTCCGACGGTGCCGCCGCCGACTTCTCCGGCGCCGGAGAGTTCGTCGACCTGGTGGCTCCGGGAAGCAGCATCGTCAGTGTCGGGCCGCGCGGTGGCGGTCACCTGACCGCCACCGGCACCAGCTACGCCGCACCGCTGGTCGCCGGCGCCGCCGCACTCGTGCGGGCCTACCATCCGCAGTTGACAGCCGCGCAGGTAAAACACCGGCTGCAGGTGACCGCCGACCCGCCGAGCAGTACGGTGCCCGACCCGCGACTTGGTTGGGGTGTCGTCAACCCGTACGCGGCGGTGACGTCCATCCTGCCGAACGAGGCCGGTGCCACGCCGGCTGTCGCTCCGCCGGCCACCGTCTCAGGCCCGACGTGGCCGAGCGGCGGCCTCTCGGGCCGCCGGTCGGCGTTCATCATCACGGTGGTCGCCACCGTGCTGGTTGCCGCGGTGGTGGTGGCCCGGGCGGTCGTGCCGCGCGGACGGCGGCGGCGCTGGCGGCCGGCCGGATGGACGGGCCGGTGA